Proteins from one Dehalococcoidales bacterium genomic window:
- a CDS encoding ABC transporter ATP-binding protein: protein MIEIKNLTKKFKSTLAVDDINLEVNEGEVFGCLGHNGAGKTTTMRLILGLLRPTSGTAYVWGQPLSQNPHLRRKVGVLLENDGLYENLSGEDNLDYYARLYDVTDRQKRVSSLLEYTGLTARGKDKVGTYSRGMRRKLGLARSILHSPSVLLLDEPSAGLDPEVQKMVRDLILNLAREQKILIFLNSHDLDEVERICDRIAILQRGRIIACDSIKHLRSVSSEPAVEIALEEKEKLDNAAIIIKSIEHVAKTIISDGKIKVIFKSGKSPDLLPALVNAGIRVDEIKRTNRSLEDIYLEIIHREEKQ, encoded by the coding sequence AAGTTCAAAAGCACACTGGCAGTAGATGATATAAACCTGGAAGTAAACGAAGGTGAAGTCTTTGGCTGCCTTGGCCACAATGGCGCCGGCAAAACTACTACCATGCGCCTCATCCTGGGCTTGCTTCGTCCAACGTCTGGCACAGCATATGTCTGGGGGCAACCGCTTAGCCAGAATCCGCATCTTCGGCGTAAAGTCGGAGTCCTGCTGGAAAATGATGGCCTGTACGAAAATCTTTCCGGAGAGGATAATCTGGATTACTATGCCAGGTTATATGATGTAACAGATCGACAAAAACGAGTGTCCTCGCTTCTTGAATACACAGGGCTTACCGCCCGCGGTAAAGATAAAGTTGGTACTTATTCCAGGGGAATGCGACGCAAACTCGGTCTTGCCCGGTCTATACTTCACTCTCCTTCGGTTCTTCTTTTAGATGAGCCTTCCGCCGGTCTTGATCCAGAAGTTCAAAAAATGGTGAGAGATCTAATACTAAATCTTGCCAGAGAGCAAAAGATACTAATATTCTTAAACTCCCATGATCTTGACGAAGTAGAACGCATCTGCGACCGCATTGCCATCCTCCAGCGCGGCAGAATAATAGCCTGTGATTCCATCAAGCATTTACGTTCTGTATCCAGTGAGCCGGCAGTTGAAATCGCCCTTGAAGAAAAGGAGAAGCTGGATAACGCTGCAATCATTATTAAATCTATTGAACATGTGGCAAAGACTATCATCTCTGACGGTAAAATTAAGGTGATTTTCAAATCGGGTAAATCACCAGACCTGTTGCCTGCCCTGGTGAATGCTGGAATCCGGGTAGATGAAATCAAGCGAACCAACCGCTCCCTGGAAGACATTTACCTCGAAATTATCCACCGGGAGGAAAAACAATAG
- a CDS encoding Lrp/AsnC family transcriptional regulator produces the protein MLNKVLRLLEDDGRLTPEQIATMLGADTDQIEQLIHQAEIDGLILKYKAVVNWDKLAEEQVWAIIEVRVTPQMKAGFDAIAERIYQFPEARTVMLVSGTYDLAIIVTARNMHEVASFVTHRLAPIEGVQGTTTHFLLKRYKEDGVILDDKNKGMRQQVVL, from the coding sequence ATGTTAAATAAAGTGTTAAGGTTACTGGAAGATGACGGTCGTTTAACTCCAGAGCAAATCGCTACTATGCTGGGCGCTGACACTGATCAGATAGAACAACTTATCCACCAGGCAGAAATAGACGGTTTAATACTGAAGTACAAGGCGGTAGTTAATTGGGACAAATTAGCTGAAGAACAGGTATGGGCTATCATCGAGGTTCGTGTAACCCCACAGATGAAAGCTGGGTTCGATGCCATCGCTGAGCGTATCTACCAATTCCCTGAAGCCAGAACAGTGATGCTTGTTTCCGGTACCTACGACCTGGCAATTATCGTTACCGCACGCAACATGCACGAAGTTGCCAGCTTCGTTACGCACCGGTTGGCACCAATAGAAGGCGTACAGGGCACTACTACCCATTTTCTATTGAAACGCTACAAGGAAGATGGTGTAATACTTGATGATAAGAATAAAGGCATGCGCCAGCAAGTGGTACTTTAA